A region of the Peredibacter starrii genome:
AGGTATTCACGGTTCATGCGAGCGATGTGCTCGATTGAAATGCCTTTCGGACAAGTAGCTTCACACTCAGCGTGAGTCGTACAGTTACCGAAACCAAGCATGTCGTGTTCCTGAACCATTTTAAGGGCACGTTGAGGAGCTTCCGGCTGACCTTGTGGAAGAAGTGCAAGTTGAGAGATTTTCGCTCCCATGAAAAGCATTCCTGAACCGTTCGGACAAGAAGCAACACAAGCACCACAACCGATACAAGCAGCGGCATCCATTGCTTCATCAGCAACTGGCTTAGGAATAAGAATTGCGTTCGCATCCTGAGCGTTACCAGTGTTAGCAGAGATGTATCCACCTTTGATCATTACTTTATCAATCGAAGAACGATCAACTGTAAGGTCTTTGATGATAGGGAAAGCTTGAGCACGGAACGGCTCGATTACGATTGTATCGCCGTTCTTGTAAAGTCTCATGTGAACCTGACAAGTTGTCGTGTTCTTGAAACCGCCGTGAGCTTTACCGTCAATCATCATTGAACACATACCGCAAATACCTTCGCGACAGTCGTGATCGAAAGCGATTGGATCTTCGCCTTTACGAACTAGTTGCTCGTTAAGAACGTCGATCATTTCAAGGAAAGACATATCAGGACTAACGTGATCTACACGGTAGTCTACTAGTTTACCTTCAGCGTTCTGGCCTTGTTGGCGCCAGATCTTCAGGTTTAGAGTCATTGTATTTTCAGAAGCCATGGGGCTCTCCTTATTTGTAAGAACGAGTAGCTAGTTTAACATTCTCAAACTTCAATTCTTCTTTGTGACGAATCGGGCTTGAGTTTGGACCTGTGTATTCCCAAACAGCTGCGTGAGCGAAGTTTTCATCGTCACGTTGAGCTTCTCCATCCGGAGTCTGGTATTCTTCACGGAAGTGACCACCACAAGACTCACGACGCTCAAGAGCGTCTAGGGCCATAAGCTCGCCAAGTTCAAGGAAGTCAGCTACACGAGTTGCTTTATGAAGTTCGATGTTGAAGTTACCTGTGTCACCTGGAACGTTAACGTCTTTCCAGAATTCTTCACGAAGTTTTCTGATGCCATCGATTGCTTCTTTAAGACCTTTCTCGTTACGGGCCATTCCCACTTTCTCCCACATAATGTGGCCAAGAGCTTTGTGGAAATCATCAACCGTACGCTTACCTTTAACGCCAAGAAGTTTTGACGTCTGAAGCATTACTGCTTGCTCAGCATCTTTGAATGCGTTGTCTTCAATTGTCACTTTCTCAAGTGGAGTTGAAGCAAGGTAGTTAGAGATTGTGTTTGGAGCTACGAAGTAACCATCGGCCAGACCTTGCATAAGTGCAGAAGCACCTAGACGGTTTGCACCGTGGTCAGAGAAGTTTGCTTCACCAAGAACGTGAAGACCTTCAACTGTCGACTGAAGGTTATAATCTACCCATAGACCACCCATTGTGTAGTGAACCGCAGGATAAATCATCATCGGTGTCTTATAAGGATCGTCACCAGTAATACGCTCATACATTTCAAAAAGGTTACCGTATTTGCCGGCAATCACTTCTTTACCATCACGCTTAATCGCATCACGGAAATCAAGGTAAACAGCTTGGCCAGTTGGACCTACGCCTTTACCTTCATCGTAACGGTACTTAGCTTGACGAGAAGAAACGTCACGTGGAGCAAGGTTACCGAATGAAGGGTAAACGCGCTCTAGGTAGTAGTCACGCTCTTCATCAGGAATTTGTTCCGGTTTACGTTTGTCACCAACAGCTTTTGGAACCCATACGCGACCATCGTTACGAAGTGATTCAGACATAAGTGTTAGCTTAGACTGGTAGTCACCGTGAACTGGAATACAAGTAGGGTGAATCTGAGTGAAACATGGGTTAGCGAAAGCAGCACCACGCTTATAACATCTCCACGCTGCTGAAGCGTTTGATGTCATGGCGTTTGTAGATAGGAAGTAAACGTTACCGTAACCACCAGTTGCAAGGATAACAGCATCAGCTGCGTATCTTTCAAGCTCACCAGTAAGAAGGTTACGAACGATAATACCGCGTGCTTTACCGTTGATCGTTACAAGGTCCATCATCTCGCGACGGTTGAACATCTTAATCTTGCCCTTAGACACCATTTTCATCATGCCTGAGTAACAACCAAGAAGAAGCTGCTGACCAGTTTGTCCGCGAGCGTAGAATGTACGAGAAACTTGAGAACCACCGAATGAACGGTTATCCAGGTATCCGCCGTATTCACGAGCGAATGGAACACCTTGAGCAACCATCTGATCGATGATGTTCGTCGACACTTGAGCAAGACGATAAACGTTTGCTTCACGTGCGCGGTAATCTCCACCTTTAACGGTATCGTAGAAAAGACGCTTAATTGAG
Encoded here:
- a CDS encoding succinate dehydrogenase/fumarate reductase iron-sulfur subunit, with the translated sequence MTLNLKIWRQQGQNAEGKLVDYRVDHVSPDMSFLEMIDVLNEQLVRKGEDPIAFDHDCREGICGMCSMMIDGKAHGGFKNTTTCQVHMRLYKNGDTIVIEPFRAQAFPIIKDLTVDRSSIDKVMIKGGYISANTGNAQDANAILIPKPVADEAMDAAACIGCGACVASCPNGSGMLFMGAKISQLALLPQGQPEAPQRALKMVQEHDMLGFGNCTTHAECEATCPKGISIEHIARMNREYLKAAFSYHEKNRSEGGA
- a CDS encoding fumarate reductase/succinate dehydrogenase flavoprotein subunit; amino-acid sequence: MNLDAKIPAGELKDKWDKHKFDMKLVNPANKRKFTVIVVGTGLAGGSAAATLAELGYNVLSFCIQDSPRRAHSIAAQGGINAAKNYPNDGDSIKRLFYDTVKGGDYRAREANVYRLAQVSTNIIDQMVAQGVPFAREYGGYLDNRSFGGSQVSRTFYARGQTGQQLLLGCYSGMMKMVSKGKIKMFNRREMMDLVTINGKARGIIVRNLLTGELERYAADAVILATGGYGNVYFLSTNAMTSNASAAWRCYKRGAAFANPCFTQIHPTCIPVHGDYQSKLTLMSESLRNDGRVWVPKAVGDKRKPEQIPDEERDYYLERVYPSFGNLAPRDVSSRQAKYRYDEGKGVGPTGQAVYLDFRDAIKRDGKEVIAGKYGNLFEMYERITGDDPYKTPMMIYPAVHYTMGGLWVDYNLQSTVEGLHVLGEANFSDHGANRLGASALMQGLADGYFVAPNTISNYLASTPLEKVTIEDNAFKDAEQAVMLQTSKLLGVKGKRTVDDFHKALGHIMWEKVGMARNEKGLKEAIDGIRKLREEFWKDVNVPGDTGNFNIELHKATRVADFLELGELMALDALERRESCGGHFREEYQTPDGEAQRDDENFAHAAVWEYTGPNSSPIRHKEELKFENVKLATRSYK